A single window of Aquarana catesbeiana isolate 2022-GZ linkage group LG10, ASM4218655v1, whole genome shotgun sequence DNA harbors:
- the LOC141109863 gene encoding uncharacterized protein, producing MGESSVPVGTVKPVASKGEEVELPTVVSFKINLHPAKECSTISDSDIPSDRISELFTDTLSLPDRWTDSDEEQPCDTEEDEVHPARALNVKIELSTNRPQAQRRRRQRAEEQESSTSSCSVIQSEGETEEEAEAATPTSAEQEVEETCPVEAAGDAEEQPDAADPGSEVFILQLQPVDEDLDLPASGWTGCPSESPVVSTVLHPSTSPHLASPVHPSPAPEQAHIPHPPEPHVTDYLRRIVEVQKRHFAVTRRLRQSLALHNHRQLRHSVALQRYQRSLRRHLEATRYLGDQLAGINMSLQRLVTRLGENVL from the exons ATGGGTGAAAGTAGTGTACCAGTGGGGACTGTAAAGCCAGTGGCCAGCAAGGGAGAGGAAGTTGAACTGCCAACAGTTGTTAGCTTTAAGATCAATTTACACCCGGCCAAAGAGTGCTCCACTATTTCTGATTCAGATATTCCATCTGACCGAATTTCCGAGTTGTTTACAGACACATTGTCATTGCCTGATAGGTGGACTGACAGTGATGAGGAGCAGCCTTGTGATACAGAGGAGGATGAAGTCCACCCTGCCCGGGCCTTAAATGTAAAGATTGAACTGTCCACCA atcgtccccaggcccagcgccgccggaggcagagggcagaggagcaggagtcctccacgtcatcatgca gtgtcatccagtcagagggggagactgaggaggaggctgaggcagcaacgcccacat ctgctgagcaggaggtggaggagacctgccctgtagaggctgctggggatgcggaggaacagccagatgcggcagatccaggga gtgaagtcttcatcctgcaactgcagcctgtggacgaagacctggacctgcccgcgtctggttggactggctgtccttctgagtccccagtggtttctacagtcctccacccttcaacatccccccacctggcctccccagtgcatccttcacccgctccagaacaggcacacatcccccaccctccagagccacatgtgacggattatctgcggcgcattgtggaggtccaaaagagacattttgcagttacccggaggctgcgtcaatctttggccctccacaatcaccggcagctccgtcactctgtggctctgcagaggtaccagcgtagcctcaggagacacctggaggctacgcggtaccttggtgaccagttggctgggattaatatgtccctacagcgactggtcaccaggttgggggagaatgtactctaa